A genomic stretch from Primulina huaijiensis isolate GDHJ02 chromosome 14, ASM1229523v2, whole genome shotgun sequence includes:
- the LOC140956812 gene encoding phospholipase A1 PLIP2, chloroplastic-like: SVPLDKQSFSTAPRRNPRWVSAFRHPLRSLHHYELETAVDDAVSVDKNEEIDEVGTEEQDENWVFKILRVKSLFREEDKYGDLVDDIRRKMEKDDESQDEFKENCGEETEGCDVCAVDDDEKIEFDRESFSKLLRKVPLAEARLYAKMYYLGSLAYSIPQIKPENLLKNHGLRFLTSSVEKKEQALKAEKDRVPPEDQQEQVEAADETRDVHGNEIERVEGGEGTQNGNLTMVYAAYQIAASTASYLHSHTGSFLRFNSSKSMSSKKLAEEMNAGTVDVDVINQDVASLIATTDSVTAVVAAKEEVKQAVADDLNSTRSSPCEWFVCDDDQSATRFFVIQGSESLASWLANLLFEPIQFEGLDVLVHRGIYEAAKGIYEQMLPEIQAHLGSRGECAKFRFTGHSLGGSLSILVNLMLLIRGEAPRSSLLPVITFGTPSMMCGGDRLLLNLGLPQNHVRSITMHRDIVPRAFSCHYPNHVAEFLKAVNGKFRNLPCLNEQKLLYAPMGEFYILQADENFSPSHDLLPTGSGLYVLTDVGKTDKQILAAQAAHPLEILSDRSAYGSEGTIQRDHDMNSYLKSIRHFIFQELRSMRKAKREHRRKVWWPVVVRQGINAGIIISKSVNLVGQVQFNISCIVQSSRESLRRFSRLMRSKNLHLLLVLLLPTTQR; encoded by the exons TCTGTGCCCCTGGATAAGCAGTCTTTTTCGACAGCGCCTCGGAGGAATCCGAGATGGGTTTCCGCTTTCCGGCACCCGCTGAGATCTCTGCACCACTATGAGCTGGAAACCGCGGTGGACGACGCCGTTTCGGtggataaaaatgaagaaatcgATGAGGTCGGTACAGAAGAGCAGGATGAGAATTGGGTTTTCAAGATTTTGCGTGTGAAGTCTCTTTTCAGGGAGGAAGATAAATATGGTGATCTGGTTGATGATATTAGAAGAAAAATGGAGAAAGATGATGAAAGCCAAGATGAATTCAAAGAAAACTGTGGGGAAGAGACTGAAGGGTGTGATGTGTGTGCAGTTGATGACGATGAAAAGATCGAGTTTGATAGAGAATCGTTTTCGAAACTGCTTCGTAAGGTGCCGCTGGCGGAAGCTAGATTATATGCTAAGATGTATTATTTAGGGAGCCTGGCTTATTCCATTCCTCAGATTAAG CCTGAGAATCTCCTAAAGAACCATGGATTGCGTTTCTTGACTTCATCTGTTGAGAAAAAGGAGCAAGCATTGAAAGCTGAGAAAGATAGAGTACCACCTGAAGACCAACAAGAGCAAGTGGAAGCAGCAGATGAAACTCGTGATGTACATGGAAATGAAATCGAGCGGGTGGAAGGAGGAGAAGGGACGCAAAATGGAAACCTTACTATGGTATATGCTGCATATCAAATTGCTGCTTCCACTGCTTCCTATTTACATTCTCATACGGGGAGCTTTCTTCGATTCAATTCTTCCAAGTCCATGTCAAGTAAAAAATTGGCGGAAGAAATGAATGCGGGAACTGTCGATGTTGATGTGATCAATCAGGACGTGGCCTCGTTAATTGCAACCACGGATTCAGTGACTGCAGTTGTTGCAGCAAAGGAGGAAGTAAAGCAAGCTGTGGCCGATGATTTGAATTCAACTCGGTCATCGCCATGCGAGTGGTTTGTATGCGATGATGATCAGAGTGCCACTCGATTCTTTGTCATACAG GGATCTGAGTCATTGGCTTCTTGGCTGGCGAATTTGCTTTTTGAGCCCATTCAGTTTGAG GGACTTGATGTGCTTGTGCATAGAGGTATTTATGAGGCAGCAAAAGGCATATATGAGCAGATGTTGCCTGAAATTCAGGCACACCTTGGATCTCGAGGTGAGTGTGCTAAATTCCGTTTCACGGGGCACTCTCTTGGCGGAAGTTTATCTATTCTTGTAAATCTCATGTTGCTGATAAGGGGCGAAGCACCCCGTTCATCATTACTCCCGGTTATAACTTTTGGAACACCTTCGATGATGTGTGGAGGGGATCGCCTTCTCCTCAACCTTGGATTGCCTCAAAATCATGTTCGTTCAATCACCATGCACAGGGATATTGTTCCCCGAGCTTTCTCTTGCCATTATCCTAACCATGTCGCCGAATTTCTCAAGGCCGTAAATGGGAAGTTCCGCAATCTTCCATGTCTTAATGAAC AGAAGCTGCTATATGCTCCAATGGGAGAATTTTATATTCTGCAAGCAGACGAAAATTTCTCTCCAAGCCACGATCTTCTTCCTACAGGCAGTGGTCTATATGTTTTAACAGATGTTGGTAAAACAGATAAACAAATTCTTGCAGCACAGGCAGCGCACCCTCTCGAGATATTAAGTGACCGTTCGGCATATGGCTCAGAAGGAACCATCCAAAGAGACCACGATATGAACTCTTACCTGAAATCCATTCGACACTTCATTTTTCAAGAGCTTAGAAGTATGAGAAAAGCCAAGAGAGAGCACCGACGAAAAGTTTGGTGGCCGGTTGTGGTACGACAAGGAATTAACGCCGGAATCATCATAAGTAAGTCAGTTAACTTGGTGGGACAAGTCCAATTCAATATATCTTGCATTGTACAGAGCAGCAGAGAGTCTTTGAGACGATTTAGTAGGCTGATGAGATCAAAGAACCTGCATTTACTTCTGGTGCTCTTACTTCCTACAACCCAAAGATag